A window from Saccharomyces cerevisiae S288C chromosome XIII, complete sequence encodes these proteins:
- the CMP2 gene encoding calcineurin catalytic subunit A (Calcineurin A; one isoform (the other is Cna1p) of the catalytic subunit of calcineurin, a Ca++/calmodulin-regulated protein phosphatase which regulates Crz1p (a stress-response transcription factor), the other calcineurin subunit is CNB1; regulates the function of Aly1p alpha-arrestin; CMP2 has a paralog, CNA1, that arose from the whole genome duplication), which translates to MSSDAIRNTEQINAAIKIIENKTERPQSSTTPIDSKASTVAAANSTATETSRDLTQYTLDDGRVVSTNRRIMNKVPAITSHVPTDEELFQPNGIPRHEFLRDHFKREGKLSAAQAARIVTLATELFSKEPNLISVPAPITVCGDIHGQYFDLLKLFEVGGDPATTSYLFLGDYVDRGSFSFECLIYLYSLKLNFNDHFWLLRGNHECKHLTSYFTFKNEMLHKYNLDIYEKCCESFNNLPLAALMNGQYLCVHGGISPELNSLQDINNLNRFREIPSHGLMCDLLWADPIEEYDEVLDKDLTEEDIVNSKTMVPHHGKMAPSRDMFVPNSVRGCSYAFTYRAACHFLQETGLLSIIRAHEAQDAGYRMYKNTKTLGFPSLLTLFSAPNYLDTYNNKAAILKYENNVMNIRQFNMTPHPYWLPDFMDVFTWSLPFVGEKVTEMLVAILNICTEDELENDTPVIEELVGTDKKLPQAGKSEATPQPATSASPKHASILDDEHRRKALRNKILAVAKVSRMYSVLREETNKVQFLKDHNSGVLPRGALSNGVKGLDEALSTFERARKHDLINEKLPPSLDELKNENKKYYEKVWQKVHEHDAKNDSK; encoded by the coding sequence ATGTCTTCAGACGCTATAAGAAATACTGAGCAGATAAACGCCGCTATTAAAATTatagaaaacaaaacagaGCGTCCGCAATCGTCCACAACCCCTATAGATTCGAAGGCTAGTACAGTTGCTGCTGCTAATTCCACGGCCACAGAAACTTCCAGAGACCTTACACAATATACCCTAGATGACGGAAGAGTCGTATCGACAAACCGCAGAATAATGAATAAAGTGCCCGCCATCACGTCACATGTTCCTACAGATGAAGAGCTGTTCCAGCCCAATGGGATACCTCGTCACGAATTCCTAAGAGATCATTTCAAGCGCGAGGGCAAATTGTCGGCTGCGCAGGCGGCCAGGATCGTTACACTTGCAACGGAACTCTTCAGCAAAGAACCCAACCTTATATCTGTTCCCGCCCCAATCACAGTTTGCGGTGATATCCATGGCCAGTACTTTGACCTTTTGAAGCTATTCGAAGTTGGCGGAGATCCGGCCACTACATCGTATTTGTTCTTGGGAGACTATGTCGACAGAGGGTCCTTTTCGTTTGAGTGtcttatttatttatattctttGAAGCTGAATTTTAACGACCATTTCTGGCTACTGAGGGGTAACCACGAATGTAAGCATCTAACGTCATATTtcactttcaaaaatgaaatgcTGCACAAGTACAATCTAGATATTTACGAGAAATGCTGCGAATCGTTTAACAACTTGCCCCTGGCTGCGTTAATGAACGGACAGTATCTTTGTGTTCATGGTGGTATATCTCCCGAGTTAAACTCTTTACAGGACATTAACAACCTAAATAGATTCAGGGAGATTCCCTCTCATGGCCTGATGTGTGATCTGTTGTGGGCTGACCCGATTGAAGAGTACGACGAAGTCTTGGATAAAGACTTGACTGAGGAAGACATAGTGAACTCCAAAACCATGGTTCCTCATCATGGCAAGATGGCACCTTCAAGGGATATGTTTGTCCCAAACTCAGTAAGGGGCTGTTCATATGCCTTCACGTATCGTGCTGCGTGCCATTTTCTGCAAGAGACTGGCCTGTTGTCCATCATCAGGGCACACGAGGCTCAAGACGCTGGTTATAGAATGTACAAAAATACCAAGACTTTGGGCTTTCCCTCTCTTTTGACCCTTTTCAGTGCGCCTAACTACTTGGACACCTACAATAATAAGGCTGCCATATTGAAATACGAAAATAATGTTATGAATATCAGACAATTCAACATGACTCCACACCCCTATTGGTTACCAGATTTCATGGACGTTTTCACGTGGTCCTTGCCATTTGTTGGTGAAAAAGTTACAGAGATGCTTGTCGCAATTCTAAACATCTGTACTGAAGATGAGCTGGAAAACGACACCCCCGTCATTGAAGAATTAGTTGGTACCGATAAAAAATTGCCACAAGCTGGTAAGTCGGAAGCAACTCCACAACCAGCCACTTCGGCGTCGCCTAAACATGCTTCCATTTTAGATGACGAACATCGAAGGAAAGCCTTACGAAATAAGATTCTGGCCGTCGCCAAAGTTTCCAGAATGTATTCTGTTCTCAGAGAAGAAACCAATAAAGTTCAGTTTTTAAAAGATCACAATTCAGGCGTGTTGCCACGTGGCGCTTTATCTAATGGTGTAAAGGGTTTAGATGAAGCCCTGTCTACCTTTGAAAGGGCAAGAAAGCACGATttaattaatgaaaaattaccgCCTTCACTAGACGAACTGAAAAACGAAAATAAGAAGTACTACGAAAAAGTTTGGCAGAAAGTACATGAACATGATGCAAAGAATGATAGCAAATAG
- the NTE1 gene encoding lysophospholipase (Serine esterase; homolog of human neuropathy target esterase (NTE); Nte1p-mediated phosphatidylcholine turnover influences transcription factor Opi1p localization, affecting transcriptional regulation of phospholipid biosynthesis genes) — MRSMNCTTNNTNNTGQNTKNSLGSSFNSSNYTSYRFQTCLTDQIISEAQTWSLSSLFNFSWVVSYFVMGASRMIFRYGWYLATLSLLRIPKWIFFKLHHVQFTLSFWLILFALAVIVFVTYTIMKERILSQYKRLTPEFLPLENTGKSGSSANINAASTQSANAPPAIGSSTTGASSIIDSKKHSLKDGNENETFLSSYLDQFLSAIKIFGYLEKPVFHDLTKNMKTQKMDEGEILLLDSTIGFAIVVEGTLQLYHEVDHSDKDHGDETDHSDTDGLDDQDRDEEDEEEDDDIDNYDTKSCSSNLIDEEDESVGYIHLKNGLGNFQLLNTVKPGNPLTSLVSILNLFTHSMSSYGNSNFPSELSSPIDTTVSVNNMFCSSEQNFSNTDSMTNSTNSFPTFPSSMPKLVARAATDCTIGIIPPQSFAKLTAKYPRSASHIIQMVLTKLYHVTFQTAHDYLGLTKEIMDIEVLLNKSIVYELPYYLKEAVIRKFKTVDKSSGSADLEPKPKNSNASSKLKKPPKAKPSDGIIQSLKIANANANTSSNSLSLKPEFTHHPSSRHVVLGSRDQFNPGDLLSNVPLSRTMDILSPNPIHNNNRNKSNGINTSTSNQHKRSSRSSSNNASVHSKKFSSLSPELRNAQLSTSPLSLDNTSVHDHIHPSPVHLKGRVSPRPNLLPTTSFSAAQEETEDSALRMALVEAMLTYLGVNKSNMSVSSSSIANMSSLNSPQLNEMYSRRPSNASFLMSPHCTPSDISVASSFASPQTQPTMLRILPKEYTISNKRHNKSKSQDKKKPRAYKEELTPNLDFEDVKKDFAQGIQLKFFKKGTTIVEQNARGKGLFYIISGKVNVTTNSSSSVVSSMSKPEQVSAQSSHKGENPHHTQHLLYSVGSGGIVGYLSSLIGYKSFVNIVAKSDVYVGFLSSATLERLFDKYFLIYLRISDSLTKLLSSRLLKLDHALEWVHLRASETLFSQGDSANGIYVVLNGRLRQLQQQSLSNSNTSSEEVETQNIILGELAQGESFGEVEVLTAMNRYSTIVAVRDSELARIPRTLFELLALEHPSIMIRVSRLVAKKIVGDRTVPALTGDPLSIKENDFTSLIPPTKASYSSSLSHKPQNITSGTITFRTITILPITSGLPVEAFAMKLVQAFKQVGRTTIGLNQRTTLTHLGRHAFDRLSKLKQSGYFAELEEMYQTVVYISDTPVKSNWTRTCIAQGDCILLLADARSPSAEIGEYEKLLLNSKTTARTELILLHPERYVEPGLTHKWLRYRPWVHSHHHIQFSLTGTTLMNEGKMHVLNNGALALMDKLIQTEFSRKTQQNISKLLPDSIKNTVENFSSRFMKSKRQYYTPVHRHKNDFLRLARILSGQAIGLVLGGGGARGISHLGVIQAIEEQGIPVDVIGGTSIGSFVGGLYAKDYDLVPIYGRVKKFAGRISSIWRMLTDLTWPVTSYTTGHEFNRGIWKTFGDTRIEDFWIQYYCNSTNITDSVQEIHSFGYAWRYIRASMSLAGLLPPLEENGSMLLDGGYVDNLPVTEMRARGCQTIFAVDVGSADDRTPMEYGDSLNGFWIIFNRWNPFSSHPNIPNMAEIQVRLGYVASVNALEKAKNTPGVVYVRPPIEEYATLDFSKFEEIYHVGVDYGRIFLQGLIDDDKMPYIPGSQETTLNSQVPEFLLHRRNSI; from the coding sequence ATGCGTTCAATGAATTGCACTACGAACAACACCAACAATACCGGCCAAAACACGAAAAACAGTCTTGGCTCCAGCTTTAATTCCAGTAATTATACTTCTTATAGATTCCAGACATGTCTCACCGACCAGATTATTTCTGAGGCGCAGACGTGGTCACTTTCATCCCTCTTCAACTTCTCGTGGGTTGTGTCCTACTTTGTTATGGGTGCCTCTCGTATGATCTTCAGGTACGGTTGGTATCTGGCAACTTTATCGCTTTTAAGGATTCCGAAGTGGATCTTCTTCAAGTTACACCATGTTCAGTTCACTCTTTCCTTTTGGCTGATCCTGTTTGCCCTAGCCGTCATAGTCTTTGTGACTTACACCATCATGAAGGAGAGAATTCTATCCCAGTACAAGAGGCTGACCCCGGAGTTCTTGCCGCTGGAAAATACAGGTAAATCTGGCTCCAGCGCCAATATCAATGCAGCTTCCACTCAGTCAGCCAACGCGCCACCCGCCATAGGTTCCTCTACCACGGGTGCAAGCTCGATTATAGACTCAAAAAAGCATTCATTGAAAGATGGCAACGAAAACGAAACCTTTCTTTCATCTTACCTTGACCAATTTCTCAGCGCCATCAAAATCTTTGGCTATCTGGAAAAACCAGTCTTCCATGACCTGAccaagaatatgaaaactCAAAAAATGGATGAGGGTGAGATTTTACTGTTGGACAGTACTATTGGGTTTGCCATCGTCGTTGAAGGCACCCTGCAGTTATATCATGAAGTAGATCATTCAGATAAGGACCATGGCGATGAAACTGACCACAGTGACACGGATGGTCTTGACGACCAGGATagagatgaagaagacgaagaagaagatgatgacattgATAACTACGACACCAAATCTTGTTCTTCTAACCTCatcgatgaagaagatgaatcCGTTGGTTACATTCATCTGAAAAATGGACTGGGAAATTTTCAACTGCTAAATACAGTCAAGCCAGGAAACCCGCTGACCTCCCTCGTGAGCATTTTAAACTTATTCACGCATTCCATGTCCTCGTATGGCAACAGTAACTTTCCCTCTGAGTTATCGTCACCTATAGACACAACGGTGTCGGTCAACAATATGTTCTGCTCATCAGAGCAGAACTTCTCCAACACAGATTCCATGACAAACTCCACCAACAGCTTTCCAACGTTCCCCTCTTCAATGCCTAAACTTGTCGCCCGTGCGGCTACAGACTGCACAATTGGTATTATCCCACCTCAATCGTTTGCCAAATTAACCGCAAAATACCCACGGTCTGCTTCCCATATCATACAGATGGTTCTCACCAAGCTATACCATGTTACGTTCCAAACTGCTCACGACTACTTAGGTTTAACAAAGGAGATCATGGATATCGAAGTTTTACTAAATAAATCCATCGTTTATGAATTGCCTTATTATTTGAAAGAGGCCGTTATTCGTAAGTTTAAAACTGTAGATAAGTCGAGCGGATCGGCTGATTTAGAACCGAAACCCAAAAATAGTAATGCTTCCTCTAAATTGAAGAAACCGCCCAAAGCGAAGCCATCTGATGGTATCATTCAATCGCTTAAGATTGCTAACGCCAACGCTAACACAAGTTCGAATTCCCTTTCACTGAAACCAGAATTCACCCACCATCCAAGTTCGAGACATGTCGTACTGGGTTCAAGAGACCAATTTAATCCTGGTGATTTACTGTCAAATGTCCCACTGTCTAGAACTATGGATATTCTGTCACCCAACCCAATCCATAATAACAACCGCAATAAATCAAACGGTATTAACACTTCTACCTCTAACCAACATAAGCGATCTTCTAGGAGTAGCAGTAACAATGCTTCCGTACACTCTAagaagttttcttctttgtccCCAGAATTGCGCAACGCACAACTTAGTACATCGCCCTTGTCCTTGGATAATACTTCTGTTCATGACCATATCCACCCAAGTCCCGTTCATTTGAAGGGACGGGTCTCTCCAAGACCTAATTTACTGCCCACAACATCCTTTTCTGCTGCCCAGGAAGAAACCGAGGACTCTGCTTTAAGAATGGCTTTAGTTGAGGCAATGTTAACATACTTGGGTGTAAACAAAAGCAATATGTCcgtttcatcttcttcgaTAGCAAATATGTCTTCTTTAAACTCTCCTCAACTTAATGAAATGTATAGCCGCCGTCCAAGTAACGCAAGTTTTCTGATGTCCCCTCACTGTACACCATCTGACATTTCCGTAGCTTCATCATTTGCCTCTCCTCAAACTCAACCGACAATGTTAAGAATCCTACCCAAAGAATACACTATCAGCAATAAAAGGCataataaaagtaaaagccaggacaaaaaaaaacctaGAGCTTACAAAGAGGAGTTGACACCCAATTTGGATTTCGAAGATGTCAAGAAAGACTTTGCACAAGGCATTCAGTTGAAGTTCTTTAAAAAGGGCACCACAATTGTTGAGCAGAACGCTCGTGGTAAAGGCCTATTCTATATCATTTCCGGGAAAGTTAATGTGACAACAAATTCGTCCTCGTCAGTAGTATCATCAATGTCTAAACCAGAGCAGGTTTCAGCCCAAAGTTCACACAAGGGTGAAAATCCTCATCATACTCAACATTTGTTATACTCTGTAGGATCTGGTGGTATTGTGGGCTACTTGTCCTCTCTAATTGGTTACAAATCATTTGTTAATATCGTTGCCAAGAGCGATGTCTATGTTGGATTTTTATCTAGTGCAACCTTAGAAAGATTGTTTGATAAATATTTCCTAATCTACTTACGGATTTCTGATTCATTAACCAAATTGCTATCTTCAAGGTTATTAAAGCTCGACCATGCTTTAGAATGGGTTCACTTGAGGGCTTCTGAAACTCTATTTTCACAAGGTGACTCGGCTAACGGTATTTATGTTGTCCTGAATGGTAGACTAAGGCAGCTACAACAGCAGTCATTGTCAAACTCCAATACAAGTTCcgaagaagttgaaacTCAGAACATTATTCTAGGAGAACTGGCCCAGGGGGAGAGTTTTGGTGAAGTTGAAGTGCTTACCGCTATGAATAGATATTCAACGATAGTGGCAGTGAGGGATTCTGAATTAGCGAGAATTCCGAGAACATTATTCGAACTATTAGCTCTTGAACATCCATCTATCATGATTAGAGTTTCCAGATTAGTtgctaaaaaaattgtcgGAGATAGAACTGTTCCAGCATTAACAGGCGATCCATTATCTATAAAGGAAAACGACTTCACTTCTTTAATACCTCCAACGAAAGCGTCTTACTCTAGCTCTTTAAGTCATAAACCCCAAAATATTACTTCTGGCACAATTACTTTTAGAACCATCACTATCTTACCAATTACCAGTGGACTACCTGTAGAAGCATTTGCTATGAAGTTAGTGCAAGCTTTCAAACAGGTAGGAAGGACCACGATTGGTTTAAATCAAAGAACTACCCTAACACATTTAGGTCGTCATGCATTTGACAGATTGTCCAAATTAAAACAAAGTGGTTACTTTGCTGAACTAGAAGAAATGTACCAGACTGTTGTTTATATATCAGATACACCAGTTAAATCTAATTGGACAAGAACCTGTATTGCGCAAGGTGATTGTATTCTCTTACTAGCAGATGCTAGATCTCCATCAGCCGAAATAGGAGAATATGAAAAGTTATTACTAAATTCAAAGACTACCGCAAGGACCGAGTTAATTCTTCTACACCCTGAAAGGTATGTGGAACCAGGACTAACCCATAAGTGGTTACGCTATAGGCCATGGGTTCATTCGCATCATCACATTCAATTTAGTTTGACAGGAACAACCTTGATGAACGAAGGCAAAATGCACGTTTTGAATAATGGTGCCTTGGCATTAATGGATAAGTTGATTCAAACAGAATTCAGTAGAAAAACTCAACAGAATATATCAAAACTACTTCCAGATTCTATCAAGAACACCGtagaaaacttttcttcaagattcatgaaaagtaaaagacAATATTACACACCAGTTCATAGGCATAAAAATGATTTTCTAAGATTGGCTAGAATTCTTTCTGGACAAGCTATTGGACTTGTCCTCGGAGGAGGAGGTGCGAGAGGTATTAGTCATTTGGGTGTCATTCAAGCTATTGAAGAACAAGGTATTCCGGTCGACGTTATTGGAGGAACATCGATTGGTTCCTTTGTTGGCGGTTTGTACGCGAAGGATTATGATTTGGTGCCAATTTACGGCCGCGTGAAGAAGTTTGCTGGTCGAATTTCCTCTATATGGAGAATGTTAACAGATTTAACCTGGCCGGTTACTTCTTATACTACTGGTCACGAATTTAATAGAGGTATTTGGAAAACTTTCGGGGATACAAGAATTGAAGACTTCTGGATCCAGTATTATTGTAATTCTACTAATATAACCGATTCGGTTCAAGAAATACATTCCTTTGGTTATGCGTGGAGGTACATCAGAGCTTCGATGTCTCTTGCTGGTCTTTTACCTCCTTTGGAAGAGAACGGGTCTATGTTACTGGATGGTGGTTATGTTGATAATTTACCAGTAACTGAGATGAGAGCGCGTGGTTGCCAAACTATATTTGCAGTAGATGTAGGTTCTGCAGATGATAGAACGCCTATGGAATATGGTGACTCCCTAAATGGGTTTTGgatcattttcaatagatGGAAtccattttcttctcatcCAAACATACCCAATATGGCAGAGATTCAAGTTAGATTGGGTTACGTCGCATCAGTAAATGCTTTAGAGAAAGCGAAAAATACACCAGGTGTCGTTTATGTGAGACCACCTATTGAAGAATATGCCACATTAGACTTTAGCAAGTTCGAAGAAATTTATCATGTGGGTGTAGACTATGGTCGTATCTTTTTGCAAGGGCTTATTGACGACGACAAGATGCCATATATACCTGGTTCACAAGAAACCACTTTGAATTCTCAAGTTCCTGAGTTTTTATTACATAGAAGAAATAGTATTTGA
- the SPC2 gene encoding signal peptidase complex subunit SPC2 (Subunit of signal peptidase complex; complex catalyzes cleavage of N-terminal signal sequences of proteins targeted to the secretory pathway; inhibits SRP-independent translocation into the ER with STE24; homologous to mammalian SPC25; other members of the complex are Spc1p, Spc1p, and Sec11p) — protein MSSAKPINVYSIPELNQALDEALPSVFARLNYERSYALLDAKLYIGYSIAVVAGLSFFLDKKFERDQIVTYQKLLVGAYFVLSLLFWYFSRFIEKGTVYVGKRRGTKEEIYVKTKFEKNEPLYLVELVQKKKGENSKKELKAKLEVNKVFNESGYLQNDAYFKWFSEQHNVLDTKKNE, from the coding sequence ATGAGTTCTGCTAAACCTATTAATGTATATTCAATCCCGGAGTTGAACCAAGCTTTAGATGAAGCCCTACCTTCTGTTTTCGCGAGATTAAATTACGAGAGATCATACGCTTTACTCGATGCTAAATTGTACATAGGTTATTCCATAGCTGTTGTAGCTGGTTTGAGTTTCTTCTtggataaaaaatttgagaGAGATCAGATTGTTACGTATCAAAAGCTTTTGGTAGGCGCATATTTTGTGCTCTCGCTACTTTTCTGGTATTTCTCTCgttttattgaaaagggGACTGTTTATGTGGGAAAGAGAAGAGGTACAAAGGAGGAAATATATGTAAAGACAAAGTTCGAAAAGAACGAACCATTATATCTGGTTGAGCTTgttcagaaaaaaaagggagaAAACTCCAAGAAGGAGTTGAAGGCAAAATTAGAAGTGAATAAGGTTTTTAATGAAAGTGGATATTTACAGAACGATGCGTATTTTAAGTGGTTCTCTGAACAGCACAATGTCCTCGacaccaaaaaaaatgaataa
- the SML1 gene encoding ribonucleotide reductase inhibiting protein SML1 (Ribonucleotide reductase inhibitor; involved in regulating dNTP production; regulated by Mec1p and Rad53p during DNA damage and S phase; SML1 has a paralog, DIF1, that arose from the whole genome duplication), producing MQNSQDYFYAQNRCQQQQAPSTLRTVTMAEFRRVPLPPMAEVPMLSTQNSMGSSASASASSLEMWEKDLEERLNSIDHDMNNNKFGSGELKSMFNQGKVEEMDF from the coding sequence ATGCAAAATTCCCAAGACTACTTTTACGCTCAAAATCGCTGCCAACAACAACAAGCCCCTTCCACATTGCGTACCGTGACCATGGCGGAATTTAGAAGGGTGCCTTTGCCACCTATGGCTGAGGTTCCTATGTTGTCTACTCAAAACTCCATGGGCAGCTCCGCTTCTGCCTCCGCTTCTTCATTAGAAATGTGGGAAAAGGATTTGGAGGAGAGACTCAACTCTATCGATCATGACATgaacaacaacaaatttGGTTCTGGCGAACTAAAATCTATGTTCAACCAGGGTAAGGTCGAGGAAATGGACTTCTAA
- the IMD4 gene encoding IMP dehydrogenase IMD4 (Inosine monophosphate dehydrogenase; catalyzes the rate-limiting step in the de novo synthesis of GTP; member of a four-gene family in S. cerevisiae, constitutively expressed; IMD4 has a paralog, IMD3, that arose from the whole genome duplication), which yields MSAAPLDYKKALEHLKTYSSKDGLSVQELMDSTTRGGLTYNDFLVLPGLVNFPSSAVSLQTKLTKKITLNTPFVSSPMDTVTEADMAIYMALLGGIGFIHHNCTPKEQASMVKKVKMFENGFINSPIVISPTTTVGEVKVMKRKFGFSGFPVTEDGKCPGKLVGLVTSRDIQFLEDDSLVVSEVMTKNPVTGIKGITLKEGNEILKQTKKGKLLIVDDNGNLVSMLSRADLMKNQNYPLASKSATTKQLLCGAAIGTIEADKERLRLLVEAGLDVVILDSSQGNSVFQLNMIKWIKETFPDLEIIAGNVATREQAANLIAAGADGLRIGMGSGSICITQEVMACGRPQGTAVYNVCQFANQFGVPCMADGGVQNIGHITKALALGSSTVMMGGMLAGTTESPGEYFYKDGKRLKAYRGMGSIDAMQKTGNKGNASTSRYFSESDSVLVAQGVSGAVVDKGSIKKFIPYLYNGLQHSCQDIGCESLTSLKENVQNGEVRFEFRTASAQLEGGVHNLHSYEKRLYN from the exons ATGAGTGCTGCTCCATTGGATTACAAAAAGGCTTTAGAACATTTGAAGACATACAGTTCCAAGGACGGTCTTTCTGTCCAGGAATTGATGGACTCCACAACTAGAGGTGGGTTGACCTAcaatgattttttggtCTTACCAGGCTTGGTCAATTTCCCATCTTCTGCTGTCAGTTTGCAAACCAAATTGACCAAGAAAATCACTTTGAACACTCCTTTTGTCTCTTCTCCTATGGACACAGTCACTGAAGCTGATATGGCTATTTATATGGCTTTAttgggtggtattggtTTCATCCATCACAACTGTACTCCAAAGGAACAGGCTTCCATGGTCAAGAAAGTTAAAATGTTTGAAAACGGTTTCATCAATTCTCCAATAGTAATTTCTCCAACCACCACTGTTGGTGAAGTTAAGGTTATGAAGAGAAAGTTTGGTTTCTCTGGCTTCCCAGTTACTG AAGACGGTAAGTGTCCAGGTAAGTTAGTTGGGTTAGTCACCTCTCGTGATATACAATTCTTAGAAGATGATTCTTTGGTTGTTTCTGAAGTCATGACTAAAAATCCAGTTACTGGCATCAAGGGTAttactttgaaagaagGTAATGAAATCCTAAAACAAACCAAGAAAGGTAAATTGCTTATCGTTGATGATAACGGTAACCTCGTTTCCATGTTGTCAAGAGCGgatttgatgaagaatcaAAACTACCCGTTAGCTTCTAAATCCGCCACCACCAAGCAATTGCTATGTGGTGCTGCAATTGGTACTATCGAAGCTGATAAGGAAAGATTAAGACTATTAGTCGAAGCAGGTTTGGATGTTGTTATCTTAGATTCCTCTCAAGGTAACTCTGTTTTCCAATTGAACATGATCAAATGGATTAAAGAAACTTTCCCAGATTTGGAAATCATTGCTGGTAACGTTGCCACCAGAGAACAAGCTGCTAACTTGATTGCTGCCGGTGCCGATGGTTTAAGAATTGGTATGGGTTCTGGGTCTATTTGTATCACTCAAGAAGTTATGGCTTGTGGTAGACCACAAGGTACAGCTGTCTACAACGTTTGTCAATTTGCTAACCAATTTGGCGTTCCATGTATGGCTGATGGTGGTGTCCAAAACATTGGCCACATCACCAAGGCTTTGGCCCTTGGTTCCTCCACCGTCATgatgggtggtatgttaGCTGGTACTACCGAGTCACCAGGTGAATACTTCTACAAGGATGGTAAGAGATTGAAGGCTTATCGTGGTATGGGGTCCATTGACGCCATGCAAAAGACCGGTAACAAGGGTAATGCCTCTACTTCTCGTTATTTCTCTGAGTCAGACAGTGTCTTGGTTGCACAAGGTGTTTCTGGGGCTGTCGTAGACAAAGGTTCCATCAAGAAGTTTATTCCATATTTGTACAACGGTTTACAACATTCTTGTCAAGACATTGGTTGCGAATCTCTAACTTCATTGAAAGAGAATGTTCAAAATGGTGAAGTTAGATTTGAATTCAGAACCGCTTCTGCTCAATTAGAAGGTGGTGTCCATAATTTGCACTCCTATGAAAAACGTCTATACAATTGA
- the HUG1 gene encoding Hug1p (Ribonucleotide reductase inhibitor; intrinsically disordered protein that binds to and inhibits Rnr2p; involved in the Mec1p-mediated checkpoint pathway; transcription is induced by genotoxic stress and by activation of the Rad53p pathway; protein abundance increases in response to DNA replication stress) yields the protein MTMDQGLNPKQFFLDDVVLQDTLCSMSNRVNKSVKTGYLFPKDHVPSANIIAVERRGGLSDIGKNTSN from the coding sequence atGACCATGGACCAAGGCCTTAACCCAAAGCAATTCTTCCTTGACGATGTCGTCCTACAAGACACTTTGTGCTCAATGAGCAACCGTGTCAACAAGAGTGTCAAGACCGGCTACTTATTCCCCAAGGATCACGTTCCTTCTGCCAACATCATTGCCGTCGAACGTCGCGGCGGTCTTTCTGACATTGGTAAGAATACTTCCAACTAA